Proteins from a genomic interval of Debaryomyces hansenii CBS767 chromosome E complete sequence:
- a CDS encoding DEHA2E14014p (some similarities with uniprot|Q04377 Saccharomyces cerevisiae YDR499W LCD1 Essential protein required for the DNA integrity checkpoint pathwaysand some similarities with ca|CA4100|IPF3985 Candida albicans IPF3985 unknown function and some similarities with ca|CA4101|IPF3984 Candida albicans IPF3984 unknown function) produces MSLSDDDFDDDDDEILLALTKSKSTQNRRVTTPNSIDKPTQNSNSTQLPNIDVQARLNRSDGEIAILRAQLQQLQNQKQEDLNKLKESHNISKVQNDEQLKALKFTVQKLEDERKFLNNELRGATALKRRKLPSRADDSMMDIDVMPISDTQQANGTRYQHERAESIEPETELRPILPQKIIKIQNDASLFTDHIWNHCINGSKRSTLNYLSKIYVDIDISVHDFKTHAKMPLSTAITEYLMLKKNSRLDELVAEFTQTLSDLVDILLEKKLILSIPFLLALIHASLNFRSSAVSQTSIKSLLESICKLALNFTFLLDSSQDEEDFINYHDVPNQVMVLEKFALICCLDIIEKLMSLSSLFGAKFIETIWKENYVRVELFRKCLPENTERFKNLAQINLIYNFVEILMSSISETTFAYNDTPNKISDESIINSLLKVFLIELPVKDDFMFYGLNRIMGNNIDFNKIDSIIPTSETLLNHSMISRPCPIPYEYLQERMVPIKKESNLTSKDSQMNQLAFEVQSNHEYHVLDLRLKVATLLESFIVTKSSTQIFESKEYIKSIVRTIGFEQVFIMRSPRSKTIYLRIQIIAVLVRILNYISSEVRGLNNLIYPETLYEIFVILSRIAFGSNSLSAEAHSLLLEIRSKHKYDKSVFNDDCERKAREINHITFSNLHTDGKLVADIESELANGLEFPYETDTIEVAREILDLCVTHEEADNLYFNMNNEDLNFDEMALVDD; encoded by the coding sequence ATGTCGCTTtcagatgatgattttgatgacgatgacgatgaaattTTACTTGCATTAActaaatccaaatcaacCCAAAACAGACGAGTAACAACTCCAAATAGTATTGACAAACCAACACAGAATAGTAATAGTACACAGCTACCCAACATTGATGTTCAAGCTAGATTGAACCGTTCAGACGGGGAGATTGCCATACTTCGAGCACAGCTTCaacaattgcaaaatcaaaagCAGGAAgacttgaataaattgaaagaatcaCATAACATTAGTAAAGTACAAAATGACGAACAATTGAAAGCGCTTAAGTTCACGGTACAAAAGTTAGAAGATGAAAGGAAATTCTTGAACAATGAGCTTAGGGGTGCAACAGCattaaaaagaagaaagctTCCTAGTAGGGCAGACGATTCGATGATGGATATAGACGTGATGCCTATTCTGGATACACAGCAAGCGAATGGAACACGATATCAGCACGAGCGTGCAGAATCTATCGAACCGGAGACAGAATTAAGGCCGATATTGCCTCAAAAGATTATCAAGATACAAAATGATGCGTCGCTCTTTACTGATCATATTTGGAATCATTGTATAAATGGAAGTAAACGATCGACACTTAACTATCTCAGCAAGATCTACGTggatattgatattctgGTGCATGACTTTAAAACACATGCGAAAATGCCATTATCTACTGCCATTACTGAATATCTcatgttgaagaaaaatctGAGATTGGATGAATTAGTTGCCGAATTTACGCAAACTTTATCTGACTTGGTAGATATTCTTTTGGAGAAGAAACtcatattatcaattccGTTTTTGCTAGCCTTGATACATGCGTCATTGAATTTCCGATCATCTGCAGTTAGTCAAACATctattaaatcattattggAATCAATTTGTAAATTAGCACTAAATTTTACTTTCTTACTAGACTCAAGTCAAGATGAGGAAGATTTCATAAATTATCATGATGTGCCTAATCAAGTTATGGTCTTGGAGAAGTTTGCACTCATATGTTGTCTTGATAtaatagaaaaattgatgtcTTTATCCTCACTTTTTGGGgcaaaatttattgaaaccaTTTGGAAGGAGAACTATGTTAGAGTCGAGTTATTTAGAAAATGCCTACCAGAAAACACTGAAAGATTCAAAAATCTTGCTCagattaatttaatttataactttgttgaaatattaatgtCATCAATAAGTGAAACTACATTTGCATATAATGATACACCTAATAAGATACTGGATGAATCGATAATAAATTCTCTTTTAAAAGTATTTCTTATTGAATTACCTGTTAAAGATGATTTTATGTTCTATGGATTAAATAGGATAATGGGAAACAACATtgatttcaacaaaattgaCTCTATAATACCGACGTCCGAAACGCTACTAAATCATTCAATGATATCTAGACCTTGCCCTATACCCTATgaatatttacaagaaaGAATGGTACCAATCAAAAAAGAAAGTAACTTGACCAGCAAAGATTCACAAATGAATCAACTAGCATTCGAAGTACAATCAAATCATGAGTACCATGTTCTTGATCTAAGGCTAAAGGTTGCTACTTTGTTAGAGTCTTTTATTGTCACAAAGTCAAGTACACAGATATTTGAACTGAAGGAATATATCAAGTCCATTGTTCGAACCATAGGGTTTGAACAGGTCTTCATAATGAGGTCTCCTAGATCTAAGACGATATACTTGAGGATTCAAATTATAGCCGTGCTAGTTAGAATTctcaattatatttcttcgGAGGTTCGAggtttaaataatttgatttatccTGAAACCTTATACGAAATATTTGTTATACTTCTGAGGATTGCGTTTGGATCCAACTCGTTATCTGCGGAAGCACATAGTCTACTTTTGGAAATCAGAAGCAAGCACAAGTACGACAAGCTGGTTTTCAACGATGACTGCGAAAGAAAAGCACGCGAGATAAACCATATAACATTTAGTAACCTACATACTGATGGCAAATTGGTTGCAGATATCGAAAGTGAATTGGCCAACGGGTTAGAGTTCCCATACGAAACCGATACCATTGAAGTAGCCCGGGAAATATTGGACCTCTGCGTCACCCATGAGGAAGCGGATAATTTGTACTTCAAcatgaataatgaagacTTAAACTTTGACGAAATGGCCCTAGTCGATGACTGA
- a CDS encoding DEHA2E13882p (similar to C. albicans fungus|CA4106|IPF20159) has product MCRGEICSICHYKSWTGCGNHIASVMDPTPKENWCTCEPIDDSTNTKYPPKAGTGFARKTTPDN; this is encoded by the exons ATGTGCAGAGGTGAAATATGTTCTATTTGTC ACTACAAATCGTGGACCGGGTGTGGAAATCACATTGCTTCGGTGATGGATCCAACACCGAAGGAAAATTGGTGTACATGCGAACCAATCGATGATTCTACAAACACGAAGTATCCACCCAAGGCTGGTACTGGGTTCGCGAGAAAAACCACACCTGACAACTAG
- a CDS encoding DEHA2E13838p (weakly similar to uniprot|Q05521 Saccharomyces cerevisiae YDR284C DPP1 Diacylglycerol pyrophosphate (DGPP) phosphatase zinc-regulated vacuolar membrane- associated lipid phosphatase dephosphorylates DGPP to phosphatidate (PA) and Pi then PA to diacylglycerol) — translation MIRYLKSDIFKKYVPDWTLGVGLIIYFFAIAEHARPFARQFSLSDLTIQHPFAVQERVTGIDCIIISSIGPVIVMLLVVAFSSRGQKFSHDQIHLLQISVLGLFLSLSINGVFTDILKNWIARPRPDFLARCGPKKGTSLVELVGIDVCTAPLGQTALVDGMRSTPSGHSSISFSGLLYLTLWLVGQFQLFNKSHPLYKLLLCSTPLLVACYIALSRTQDYRHHFTDIIMGGTIGIGFALSVYHRYFPYVWSKNSNHPITDEDDTMILPTYNTN, via the coding sequence ATGATCAGATACTTAAAAAGTGacatattcaagaaatatgtGCCCGACTGGACCCTTGGAGTTGGtttaattatttacttCTTTGCTATTGCAGAGCATGCAAGGCCATTTGCTAGGCAATTTAGTTTATCTGATCTAACAATCCAGCACCCGTTTGCAGTGCAAGAAAGAGTAACAGGTATAGATTgcataataatatcatctATTGGGCCTGTCATTGTGATGTTGTTGGTTGTTGCATTTAGCAGCAGGGGGCAGAAGTTTTCACACGATCAAATCCACCTTCTCCAAATTTCGGTATTGGGGTTATTTTTGAGTTTGAGTATTAATGGGGTGTTCactgatattttgaagaactGGATCGCAAGACCAAGACCTGATTTCTTGGCGAGATGTGGTCCCAAGAAAGGAACATCATTAGTTGAGTTGGTTGGAATAGATGTATGTACCGCTCCATTGGGTCAAACTGCCTTGGTAGATGGTATGAGGTCGACTCCCTCGGGTCATTCATCGATATCTTTCTCTGGATTGCTCTATTTGACGTTGTGGTTGGTTGGACAGTTccaacttttcaataagTCACACCCtctttataaattattgCTTTGTCTGACTCCGTTGCTTGTTGCGTGTTACATTGCTTTAAGTAGAACACAAGATTACAGACATCACTTTACGGATATCATAATGGGAGGAACTATAGGTATCGGTTTTGCATTATCGGTTTATCATAGATATTTTCCATACGTATGGAGTAAAAACAGTAACCACCCTATCACTGACGAAGATGACACTATGATTTTACCAACATA
- a CDS encoding DEHA2E13970p (weakly similar to uniprot|Q04383 Saccharomyces cerevisiae YDR501W PLM2 Plasmid Maintenance), with protein sequence MSSNYQFPPSSPLMSGSGGYDEEHDPFAIGSKGEKGMVDRGRVNYPTPNPSSSVGRSSSLGRGDEDEVNLSVKPKKSVSFNLVSSTPAKQRKENTFGQQKPQKVKINRDFNILDPDAKVLRVPLLTNKTSLLIGRSSKACDFYLNAKDKTISRTHISISYDQHTNQMNLHCLGYNGFAMRIPKPCVVYGTNNKNDYILMENKSAPLSVDGLERLGLTVTPRTITLESNHTEFVVNRNESVTLPKLNNVLIEIRNNLILLNPVEDEEDLTDDETPVLINKTKPAETMVDSSPTIVKPVYHTPDHVNLQSLPHTPSKTEFKCTSEESTPISYIKRNFSDSSIKKALGFKPFEIHQDQKPQVSNDDSSNNVDMFIKESTPTTGEVVQMPTTPLGDKSNTFSKPNTPKRRAHSEEPQKPMKKKKKSQQPQKVEIDQSCIEGIQNIPEINNILVNHLAFSRLSSTPASFLNTISAITSELSLKQLRVILHNVKSIGIIYREGKDAAGKPLEEEYYYMPENDDDTERPKLVSSIKGHGGLRSCRRTHKQYYWKKPAPIKK encoded by the coding sequence ATGAGTAgtaattatcaatttccACCATCGTCGCCGTTGATGAGTGGCAGTGGCGGCTACGACGAGGAGCACGATCCGTTTGCGATCGGGAGCAAAGGTGAAAAGGGCATGGTAGACAGGGGTAGAGTGAACTATCCTACGCCTAATCCATCGTCTAGTGTGGGTCGGTCTTCGTCATTAGGCAGAGGAGATGAGGATGAGGTCAATTTGTCAGTGAAGCCCAAAAAGTCAGTTTCGTTCAACTTGGTACTGTCAACACCAGCAAAACAACGTAAAGAAAATACTTTTGGGCAACAGAAGCCACAGAAGGTTAAAATAAACAGGgatttcaatatattgGATCCTGATGCCAAGGTTTTAAGAGTGCCATTACTTACCAACAAGACTTCGTTGTTGATTGGGAGATCTTCGAAAGCGTGTGATTTTTATCTCAATGCTAAGGATAAGACAATTTCGAGAACCCACATATCTATTTCATACGACCAGCACACGAACCAGATGAACTTGCACTGTTTGGGTTATAACGGGTTTGCCATGAGAATCCCAAAGCCATGCGTAGTTTATGGCACCAATAACAAAAATGATTACATATTGATGGAGAACAAGAGTGCACCATTATCTGTCGATGGTCTTGAACGTTTAGGACTCACCGTTACCCCACGTACGATAACGTTGGAATCGAATCATACCGAGTTTGTGGTCAACAGAAACGAGTCGGTCACTTTaccaaaattgaataacgTTCTCATTGAAATCCGCAATAACTTAATATTGTTGAATCCGGTTGAAGATGAGGAAGACTTAACTGATGACGAGACCCCTGtcttaattaataaaactaAACCTGCTGAAACAATGGTTGACAGTAGTCCAACAATCGTCAAGCCTGTTTACCATACCCCGGATCACGTTAACCTACAATCATTGCCCCATACTCCGTCAAAGACGGAATTTAAATGTACCTCAGAAGAGTCGACTCCAATTTCATATATCAAACGTAACTTTTCAGATTCCTCAATCAAAAAGGCATTAGGATTCAAGCCCTTTGAAATACATCAAGATCAAAAGCCACAAGtttcaaatgatgattctTCAAACAATGTCGATATGTTTATAAAAGAATCGACGCCTACAACAGGGGAGGTGGTACAAATGCCAACAACACCATTAGgtgataaatcaaatacttTCAGTAAACCTAATACCCCAAAGAGAAGGGCACATTCTGAAGAACCCCAAAAGccaatgaaaaagaagaagaaatcgcAACAGCCACAAAAAGTTGAGATTGACCAATCTTGTATTGAAggtattcaaaatattccagaaattaacaatatattaGTCAACCATCTTGCATTCTCTAGGTTATCTTCGACTCCTGCATCCTTTTTAAATACTATAAGTGCGATTACCTCCGAACTATCATTGAAACAGCTCAGAGTTATTTTACACAATGTCAAATCGATTGGTATCATTTATAGAGAAGGCAAAGATGCTGCTGGTAAACCATTAGAAGaggaatattattatatgcctgaaaatgatgatgatacTGAGAGACCTAAGTTAGTCTCCAGTATCAAAGGACATGGTGGCTTAAGATCATGTAGAAGAACTCATAAGcaatattattggaaaaagCCAGCCCCAATCAAAAAGTAA
- a CDS encoding 60S ribosomal protein L37 (highly similar to uniprot|P51402 Saccharomyces cerevisiae YDR500C RPL37B Protein component of the large (60S) ribosomal subunit) encodes MSKGTPSLGKRHNKSHVLCNRCGKRSFHVQKKTCASCGYPAAKLRSHNWATKAKRRRTTGTGRMAYLKHVSRRFKNGFQTGVAKPQSA; translated from the exons ATGAGTA AAGGTACTCCATCTTTAGGTAAACGTCACAACAAGTCCCACGTTTTATGTAACAGATGTGGTAAGCGTTCATTCCACGTCCAAAAGAAGACCTGTGCTTCTTGTGGATACCCAGCTGCTAAATTGAGATCTCACAACTGGGCTACAAAGGctaagagaagaagaactaCCGGTACTGGTCGTATGGCTTACTTGAAGCACGTTTCTAGAAGATTTAAGAACGGCTTCCAAACCGGTGTCGCTAAACCTCAATCCGCttaa
- a CDS encoding DEHA2E13860p (some similarities with uniprot|P50896 Saccharomyces cerevisiae YDR505C PSP1 Asn and gln rich protein of unknown function and similar to ca|CA4107|IPF3970 Candida albicans IPF3970 unknown function), translated as MNFNYPDFLQERPEKGQDQFGSAGTHGNLANEVEPEDGKNENDKNNENSHFNNILFNKLTNLESGQSQSPTSTAQGDMNASMMSPMMGSHFQSQGAPGGGMRQYGHQGPLTQHDSFNLPVELQGGVGTISSRRPSYAAESFTRSNLPVNYNNFLNLNLNQGGHPDESQEHASYSNNGNKGTEDKNSLATFAAVNNYSNNNNGGNNGGNNNNSINMSRFNDSFNNIDLNANFNDFQSRRPSQLVGFQSNFNPYPPPLNYTPQPMQTTNSVIKLENGLMLRDQYIVASSNLKSLYMKTARYFQNMETSEKIISQLNELISNPVIIKLITFIKNLNNLTFNHKILCLVINKNGKFDLLSYPNNSNIFLQKHDLVIVDGDRGKDLVMILEPLVNLNFAILFNFLKKLEHLKSLTIIDSIQSTGHSMQSQSKGAKKPSGGTHSTSVNASSIVNSHNNEDNEFIITLPTKQVLRFATPKEVYKISGKFLEEKKAFITCFNKIKELNLNNDLQLINVEYQSDFKKLIFYYFAGFKRIDFRGLIKELFKIYKTRIWLCAVLPYDKPELYITMDEDEDVKEPKNEIKNYIPNEYELSNEQILNFSINEFQNLADPNYFHSVNLKNLIKHLSNEIKGDFYGFSNKNDTDSSVPPQSSGSNSSIPPTSSSSAATNITNGGIFDHYDSNINFSNNSNILPKFNPFGDDKNHFQMNR; from the coding sequence atgaatttcaattatCCCGATTTTTTGCAAGAGCGCCCCGAGAAAGGTCAAGACCAGTTTGGGTCGGCGGGTACGCATGGGAATTTAGCAAACGAAGTCGAACCAGAAGATGGTAAGAacgaaaatgataaaaacaACGAAAATAGTCATTTCAACAACatattgttcaataaattgaCTAATTTGGAGAGTGGGCAATCCCAGTCGCCAACGTCTACTGCACAGGGTGATATGAATGCTAGCATGATGTCACCAATGATGGGGTCACATTTCCAGTCACAAGGGGCACCAGGAGGAGGAATGCGTCAGTATGGACACCAGGGACCATTAACACAGCACGATTCGTTCAACTTGCCAGTTGAATTACAAGGAGGCGTCGGCACGATTTCGTCGAGAAGACCTAGTTATGCGGCTGAATCGTTCACCAGGTCCAACTTGCCGGTCAATTAcaacaattttttgaacttgaatttgaacCAGGGGGGCCATCCCGATGAGTCGCAAGAGCATGCATCGTATAGTAATAACGGTAACAAGGGCACTGAAGACAAGAATTCGTTGGCGACATTCGCGGCCGTCAATAATTActccaataataacaatggTGGTAACAATGGTggtaacaataataatagtatcaATATGAGTCGATTTAATGACagtttcaataatatcgaTTTGAATGCCAACTTTAACGATTTCCAGAGCAGAAGACCTAGCCAGTTGGTAGGGTTTCAGTCAAATTTCAATCCATATCCACCACCATTGAATTATACGCCCCAACCCATGCAAACGACCAACTCTGTAATAAAATTGGAGAACGGTTTGATGTTAAGGGACCAGTACATTGTTGCGTCTTCGAACTTGAAAAGCTTGTACATGAAAACTGCTAGATACTTCCAGAATATGGAAACCAGTGAAAAGATAATAAGTCAGTTAAACGAATTAATTAGCAACCCCGTTATTATTAAGTTAATAACgtttatcaaaaatttgaacaatttgaCGTTCAATCACAAGATTTTGTGTCTtgttataaataaaaatgggaaatttgatttattatcttatcctaataattcaaatatattcctTCAAAAGCACGATTTAGTTATCGTTGATGGTGATAGAGGTAAAGATTTAGTGATGATCTTAGAACCTTTGgtcaatttgaattttgcgattttatttaactttttgaaaaagttagAGCATCTTAAATCCTTGACTATTATTGATTCCATCCAATCCACAGGACATAGTATGCAGCTGCAACTGAAGGGTGCTAAGAAACCAAGTGGAGGGACTCATTCGACTTCGGTCAATGCATCGTCTATTGTAAATTCTCACAATAATGAGGATAACGAGTTCATTATTACGTTACCAACTAAGCAAGTATTAAGGTTTGCTACTCCAAAGGAAGTTTATAAGATCAGCGGAAAGttcttggaagaaaagAAGGCATTTATCACATGTTTCAATAAGatcaaagaattaaatttgaataatgatttacaatTAATCAACGTTGAATATCAATctgatttcaaaaaattaattttctattattttgCAGGGTTCAAAAGAATAGACTTTAGAGGATtaatcaaagaattatttaaaatctACAAGACAAGAATTTGGTTGTGCGCAGTTTTACCATATGATAAACCAGAATTATATATTACTatggatgaagatgaagatgtaAAGGAACCAAAGAACGAAATCAAGAATTATATTCCaaatgaatatgaattgTCAAACGagcaaatattgaatttttccaTTAATGAGTTCCAAAACTTGGCCGATCCAAATTACTTCCATCTGgtaaatttaaagaatttgattaagCATTTGTcgaatgaaattaaaggaGACTTTTACGGCTTTAGTAATAAGAATGATACGGATTCGTCTGTGCCACCACAATCTTCGGGTTCTAACAGTTCCATTCCGCCAACTTCCAGTTCTTCAGCCGCTACGAATATTACTAATGGGGGTATATTTGACCACTACGATTcgaatattaattttagcaacaattcaaatattttgccCAAATTTAATCCCTTTGGCGATGATAAAAATCATTTCCAAATGAATAGATAG
- a CDS encoding DEHA2E13926p (highly similar to uniprot|Q12306 Saccharomyces cerevisiae YDR510W SMT3 Protein that may be involved in function and/or structure of the eukaryotic kinetochore): protein MSDNENQPKEEKPDNTHINLKVSDGSAEIFFKIKRSTPMRRLMEAFCKRQGKTMDTLRFLIDGARVGPDNTPDDLDLEDGDVIEAHREQVGGC from the coding sequence ATGTCTGATAACGAAAATCAACCAAAGGAAGAAAAGCCAGATAACACTCATATTAACTTGAAAGTTTCTGACGGGTCAGCTGaaatctttttcaagattaaGAGGTCTACCCCAATGAGAAGATTGATGGAAGCTTTCTGTAAGAGACAAGGTAAAACCATGGATACGTTAAGATTTTTAATTGACGGTGCTAGAGTTGGCCCAGACAATACTCCAGATGACTTGGATTTGGAAGACGGTGATGTTATCGAAGCACATCGTGAGCAAGTAGGGGGGTGTTAG
- a CDS encoding DEHA2E13904p (no similarity) translates to MWGPGPEKCSEIVAGELQSEEPDRRFGGPSRFDVWKSWPVGFLPAAGLYESLL, encoded by the coding sequence ATGTGGGGACCAGGACCAGAGAAGTGTTCTGAGATTGTCGCGGGTGAGTTACAGAGCGAAGAACCCGATAGGCGGTTTGGTGGACCGAGTCGTTTTGATGTTTGGAAGTCTTGGCCAGTAGGCTTTCTACCAGCGGCAGGTTTGTATGAGAGTCTATTGTAG
- a CDS encoding DEHA2E13948p (weakly similar to uniprot|P53835 Saccharomyces cerevisiae YNL279W PRM1 Pheromone-regulated multispanning membrane protein involved in membrane fusion during mating), with protein sequence MKKQFLNYYEILSQVWFNKYTIILVLMTIKIYLFTNSILSNLTNFKAYTESICTSLDTYSTVIASLPEQLSKVINHMVASTLNSMKMQSLKMLMTIITIIKSLIVFYIDIFLGTYICILTAAIGGTVDFALDSTQSVLKSVNETIISVSEDIQDGLNGLSKVINTLLSGVDKVKSFFTNQDTDSTEYVDKVNLSIKALQNIKIPNSVLTDIDNFKDKVPDFNELQNTSKLVSKPFEIITQELNESAHFKNITVDQLKLASTPPVNFCSNSLDIDKFYSNLAKKVQFTSNIIIIVLLIMAMFAIASLVVVEYFKWRKSQRMINEILADKNQESYFVSTRNIMNKYNSSLIYYIEKFVTIPPSRKDNLYWLLSYITTPYSLTVLIIGLAGLFTVMLQFIILQIILKSFKSLTTELTGFKTQIITLMDNATSSYIKETNSYIGSQQKSINDELFGNIRTASTSVNSTINDFLMKMNTTINSVFANTPFSKPVNTLVYCTIGRKLIKIEQGLTWIVENLSVSLPQLPKNLTEDFMTNYSKDNHGIHKLTDNVTSGITFLLDTYKKSLLIELYISSAILGIWILQIIIGLTLIWYRSSSNCKARKPEKIQGEPTIGNPKPLTTEQRKEYGYPHIDPFNEKVDASSSIYSL encoded by the coding sequence atgaagaaacaattcTTGAACTATTACGAGATACTTTCACAGGTATGGTTCAACAAGTATACAATAATATTAGTCCTTATGactatcaaaatatatctatttaCGAACTCAATCCTATCAAATTTGACAAATTTCAAAGCCTACACAGAATCAATATGTACTTCGCTTGATACATATTCTACGGTAATAGCCTCATTGCCAGAGCAGCTATCCAAGGTTATTAACCATATGGTTGCGTCCACTTTAAATAGCATGAAAATGCAATCATTGAAGATGCTAATGACAATAATAACTATCATAAAGCTGTTAATTGTGTTTTACATAGATATATTCTTGGGGACATATATTTGTATCTTGACAGCTGCGATTGGTGGGACCGTCGATTTTGCATTAGATTCTACTCAGCTGGTTCTTAAATCGGTAAACGAAACTATTATTTCAGTAAGCGAAGACATACAAGATGGATTGAATGGACTCCTGAAAGTTATTAATACGTTGCTCTCTGGAGTTGATAAAGTAAAATCCTTCTTTACAAATCAAGACACAGATTCTACTGAATACGTGGATAAAGTTAATCTATCTATAAAAGcattgcaaaatataaaaattccCAATTCAGTACTTACAGACATCgataattttaaagacAAAGTACCAGATTTCAACGAATTACAAAATACATCGAAGCTTGTAAGTAAAccttttgaaataataactCAGGAGCTTAATGAACTGGCTCACTTTAAAAACATCACGGTGGACCAATTGAAGTTAGCAAGCACTCCACCTGTTAATTTTTGTTCAAACTCGTTAGATATAGACAAGTTCTATTCTAACTTAGCCAAAAAGGTCCAGTTCACctcaaatataattataattgttTTACTTATCATGGCAATGTTTGCTATTGCCTCGTTagttgttgttgaatatttcaaatggaGAAAATCCCAAAGAATGATAAATGAAATACTTGCAGATAAGAATCAAGAATCATATTTTGTTCTGACAAGGAAcataatgaataaatataatagcagcttaatttattatattgaaaaatttgtcACTATACCGCCTTCTAGAAAAGATAATCTATACTGGTTACTATCTTATATTACAACGCCCTACTCGTTAACGGTGCTCATTATTGGTCTTGCTGGTTTATTTACAGTGATGCTACAATTCATTATCCTCCAAATCATCTTGAAAAGCTTTAAAAGCCTAACAACAGAATTGACCGGGTTTAAGACTCAAATTATTACTTTAATGGATAACGCAACCTCTAGTTACATAAAGGAGACAAATAGTTATATTGGATCACAACAGAAACTgataaatgatgaattgtTTGGTAATATAAGGACTGCATCAACGTCGGTAAACTCAACTATAAATGATTTcctaatgaaaatgaatactACTATTAACTCAGTATTTGCTAATACACCATTTAGTAAGCCGGTTAATACATTAGTATATTGTACTATTGGGAGAAAACTCATTAAGATTGAACAAGGATTAACATGGATAGTTGAAAATTTGTCAGTATCTCTACCACAGTTACCCAAAAACTTAACCGAAGACTTTATGACTAACTATTCCAAAGATAATCACGGCATTCATAAGCTCACCGATAACGTCACGAGCGGCATTACCTTCTTACTCGATACATATAAGAAGAGTTTGCTTATTGAATTGTATATATCCTCTGCTATACTAGGAATCTGgattttgcaaataattATAGGACTCACATTAATATGGTATAGAAGCTCCTCAAACTGCAAAGCACGCAAACCTGAAAAGATACAAGGGGAACCAACGATCGGAAACCCTAAACCCTTGACAACAGAACAAAGAAAGGAATATGGTTATCCTCATATAGATCCCTTTAATGAAAAGGTTGACGCGAGTTCAAGTATATATTCGTTGTAA